Proteins co-encoded in one Arachis hypogaea cultivar Tifrunner chromosome 13, arahy.Tifrunner.gnm2.J5K5, whole genome shotgun sequence genomic window:
- the LOC114924006 gene encoding phenylacetaldehyde oxime monooxygenase CYP71AN24: MNFLLKQSAYYYEPNPTLYLTILGFISIFLLLKLTRRNYKPNNNKNLPPSPPKLPFIGNLHQFGTLPHRSFHELSKKHGPLMFLQLGQTPAIVVSSVEVAEEIIKKHDVAFSNKPQTTSGKIILYGCSDVVFAPYGEEWRQKKKICVLELLSLKRVKSFKYIREEEVMELVDIIRARKGFSINISELIIATSNNIVSRCVLGQKYDNPDGNSSFGELGRKMMRELAAFSVGDFFPLLGWLDFLTGQIQEFKATFHALDAFFDKVIEEHKRKMMKKEDVKKGQLDKMDFVDILLQVQKDGVHDFQLTNDNLKAILVDMFAGASDTTSTLLEWTLAELIKNPNTMKKVQEEVRKVVGCKSKIDEIDVNQMEYLKCVIKETLRLHPPAPFITPRETLSDVRLKGFDIPSKTRVFINAWAIQRDPKIWKNPEEFIPERFEENQVDFLRQDFHYIPFGFGRRGCAGISFGLASTEFILANLLYWFNWKLPNNSVGVNMQDIDMGETYGLTVTKKVPLYLEPTLYIIH; the protein is encoded by the exons ATGAATTTTCTACTAAAACAATCGGCTTATTATTATGAGCCAAATCCAACTCTTTACTTAACAATTTTAGGGTTCATAAGCATCTTTCTATTGCTTAAGCTCACAAGAAGAAATTACAagccaaataataataaaaatcttccaccatcaccaccaAAGCTACCTTTCATTGGAAACCTTCATCAATTTGGAACACTGCCACACCGATCCTTCCATGAACTCTCAAAGAAGCATGGCCCTCTCATGTTCCTTCAATTGGGACAAACACCAGCCATTGTGGTTTCTTCGGTCGAGGTGGCcgaagaaatcatcaagaaacaTGATGTTGCTTTCTCCAACAAGCCCCAAACAACATCTGGAAAAATCATTCTCTATGGATGCTCTGACGTTGTTTTCGCACCCTATGGTGAAGAGTGGAGACAgaaaaaaaagatttgtgttCTCGAACTTTTAAGCCTCAAAAGAGTGAAGTCTTTCAAATACATTCGTGAAGAAGAGGTTATGGAATTG GTTGATATCATACGTGCAAGGAAAGGATTTTCTATAAATATTAGTGAGTTGATAATTGCAACATCAAACAACATAGTGTCAAGATGTGTTCTTGGACAAAAGTATGATAATCCAGATGGTAATAGCAGCTTTGGAGAGCTTGGAAGGAAGATGATGAGAGAATTGGCTGCTTTTAGTGTGGGAGATTTCTTCCCTTTATTGGGTTGGCTTGATTTTCTCACTGGCCAAATACAAGAATTCAAGGCCACTTTTCATGCATTAGATGCTTTCTTTGATAAGGTGATTGAAGAACATAAGAGGAAAATGATGAAGAAAGAGGATGTTAAAAAGGGTCAATTAGACAAGATGGATTTTGTTGATATACTACTCCAAGTTCAAAAAGATGGTGTGCATGACTTTCAACTCACCAATGATAATCTCAAAGCAATCTTAGTG GACATGTTTGCTGGAGCGAGTGACACTACTTCAACACTTTTGGAATGGACATTAGCAGAACTGATTAAGAATCCAAACACCATGAAGAAAGTTCAAGAAGAAGTAAGAAAAGTTGTTGGGTGCAAATCAAAAATAGATGAAATTGATGTTAATCAAATGGAGTACCTAAAATGTGTAATAAAAGAGACTTTAAGGTTGCATCCACCAGCTCCTTTCATAACACCTAGAGAAACCCTAAGTGATGTGAGGCTAAAAGGGTTTGATATTCCATCAAAAACAAGAGTATTTATAAATGCATGGGCAATTCAAAGGGACCCAAAAATTTGGAAGAACCCTGAAGAGTTCATTCCTGAAAGATTTGAGGAAAACCAAGTTGATTTTCTAAGACAAGATTTTCATTATATCCCCTTTGGTTTTGGAAGAAGAGGATGTGCTGGAATTTCATTTGGACTTGCTTCTACTGAATTCATTCTTGCTAATCTCCTATATTGGTTTAATTGGAAACTACCTAATAATAGTGTAGGTGTGAATATGCAAGATATTGACATGGGTGAGACTTATGGGCTCACTGTAACTAAGAAAGTGCCACTATATCTTGAACCTACATTATATATTATACATTAA